ATAGGTTCAAGATTCTCATGAGACTTCAATATATTGAATAAGCCAACCTCTCAAAAAGATACTATATATATTCAATTCATTTCACACTAGCATATTTAATCCTTTCTACATTAAAACTTACATAACGGAGGTATAACATGACAAATAAAAAAGACATGCACTATATACTCGTCCTATATGGCATTCTTTTAGGCTCTATAGTAGGGGCTACAGTTTGGTTATTTTTAGTTACGCTAAATATCGGAATCCACTTTATTTGGGGATATTTACCTAACGTTTTCTCCTCTCCCCCTTATTACACTCTTTGTGTAACAATCATCGGCGGTATCCTCGTTGGTTTAACACAAAAATACTTCGGTACATATCCACGTCTTATGCCAGAAGTAATGGGTGAATATAAAAAAACAGGTAGAATTGAATACCGTTTTGTACATAAAGCTACTTTAACTGCGCTTATCGTTTTAATATTTGGAGCTAGTCTAGGTCCAGAGGCCGCACTTGTTGGAATTATCGGTGGACTTTGTACATGGGTAGGGGATCGCTTTAACTTCGCTTTAAAGGGAATGAACGAACTAACAGAAGTTGGAATTGGTGCTACTTTAAGTGTAATTTTTAATGCACCATTATTCGGTTATTTAGCTCCGAATGAAAATGAGGGTGAACAAATTAATGGGTTTTCTAAAAGAAAAAAAGCAATTGTATATTTAACTACTACTTTTGCTGGTTTTTCCGTTTATTTATTGCTTAGTAAACTCGATAATCGTGGATCTTTTATTGTTGATTTTGGGGAAGGATCTCTTTCAATCAATGAATGGATCGCCTTTCTCCCTCTTGCTTGTATCGGTGCTATCGTTGGTTTCCTTTATTTCAAAGTAGAATTTACATTAGAGAAAATTATCCATCCTTTCCGCGAATACAAACTAACACTTGGAATTATAGGTGGGGTTTTATTAGGAATTGCGGGGACTTTCCTCCCATACACATTATTTTCTGGAGAACATCAATTGAAAGATTTAGTTGTTGAATGGAGCAATTTATCTTTTTGGGTATTACTTCTTTCAGGAGTTTTAAAATTATGTATTACTGCCGTTTGTTTAAATACAGGTTGGCGCGGTGGACATATCTTCCCAATTATATTTGCTGGATCAAGTATCGGATTCGCGATGGCTTCCATTCTTCCTATAGATCCAATCGCATCTGTGGCCATCGTAACAACAGCAATCTCAAGCTATGCGTTACGAAAGCCAATAGCTATAACCTTGTTATTACTTATGTTTTTCCCGCTCAATTTACTATTACCAATGCTTGGAGCGGCAGCGATTGGTAATGCATTTCCACTTCCTAAAAACAACGAAGCTACAAACGAATAAAAATAGGCAGTAGGGACAAAAGTTCCACTGCCTATTTTTATCCCGCTATTTGTGGGCAGTAAGACTCCCACCTCAAAATCCGGCGAGTGCGAGGGAGTTAGGTGGGAGATAACTGCCCGTAAAAGCCCGATTCGTGAAGGCTAATAATCAGTGGGGGATGGACAAAACCCCCACTGATTAAAGTTTCACTTTATTACACACGCTGCTTTAATAGCGCGTATAACTCTTCAAAACTATGCACTTCATATGTTGGCACAATCTCGCTATTATTTGGTTTCTTTTCTGGATTAAACCAACAAGTATCAATTCCCGCTACATATCCACCTTTAATATCGGCACTTAACGAATCCCCAATAATGAGCCCTTCTTCAAAAGCAAAGTTAGGAATCCTTTCAAAAACATAATCAAAATACTCTTTCAGCGGCTTTTGGAATCCCGTATCTTCAGAAACAAAAATATCTTTAAACAATGAATGTAATCCTGCATTACGTAAACGTTTATCTTGCGTCTTAGAAATACC
This genomic interval from Bacillus cereus contains the following:
- a CDS encoding chloride channel protein; this translates as MTNKKDMHYILVLYGILLGSIVGATVWLFLVTLNIGIHFIWGYLPNVFSSPPYYTLCVTIIGGILVGLTQKYFGTYPRLMPEVMGEYKKTGRIEYRFVHKATLTALIVLIFGASLGPEAALVGIIGGLCTWVGDRFNFALKGMNELTEVGIGATLSVIFNAPLFGYLAPNENEGEQINGFSKRKKAIVYLTTTFAGFSVYLLLSKLDNRGSFIVDFGEGSLSINEWIAFLPLACIGAIVGFLYFKVEFTLEKIIHPFREYKLTLGIIGGVLLGIAGTFLPYTLFSGEHQLKDLVVEWSNLSFWVLLLSGVLKLCITAVCLNTGWRGGHIFPIIFAGSSIGFAMASILPIDPIASVAIVTTAISSYALRKPIAITLLLLMFFPLNLLLPMLGAAAIGNAFPLPKNNEATNE